The genome window AAAATGGTGTCTTGCTCCCTGTTGACAATGCATCCGTCAACAGAGGTCTGATCACTAATCAAATAGACTGCGAATCCCGTGAAGCCAATTTCACCAAAGGTGGTCAGGAAGGGAACACTGATTCATCTGATGCAGCTAGGAATTCATCTCCTAAGAAGAGGAGGACCACTCAGGTAATTTCATCTCTTTTTGTTGAGATGTTGTTGTTTCCTGTGCTGATCAACACTTGATTATAATCCTGTTTTGCTACGATGTGGAGAAGGAAGAGGTGAAAAGAGGCCCACAATCATCCTCAGAGACCACAAAGGAGACCACTGAAGGTAAACAAAAAGTAGACCAGAACAGCTCCGAGCACAGTGGAAAGAATGGAAAATATAGCTCAGAAGCTGCAAAGGGGGATTGTGTTCATGTTAGAGCACGGCGTGGACAAGCAACTAATAGTCACAGTCTTGCAGAAAGAGTAAGGTTCCAATTGATTCTAATGGCATACTTTAGGAAGCTTAAAATGTTTGTATTTGAAATTGATGGATTCAGGTAAGAAGGGAAAAGATAAGTGAAAGGATGAAGTATCTTCAGGAATTAGTGCCTGGTTGCAGCAAAGTAAGTTCAAGAGGCATTTTGTCTGTAAATTGTGAAAATTTGACTTCTGTAATCCTAGAGTATGATGTGAGACTCTAATCTGTAGGTCACAGGGAAAGCAGTTATGCTGGATGAGATCATAAACTATGTTCAGTCACTCCAAAGTCAGGTTGAGGTAAGCTTCTATGGAAATTGCAATTGCAAATTACCTGTCTCTTTAGAATTTAACCATTGTTTTGAATCATGAAATACACTGAATTATTTATcttgttttttttcttgttaaGTTCCTCTCCATGAAGCTTGCTGCTGTCAATCCACAACCCGAATTCAGCACAGAAGGGCTTCTGGCTAAAAACGTGAGAAacttttcttctttcatttttaGCTAATCAATTGTTGCTAAGTTGAAAGGATTTCATAATGAAAAGATTTATGAATGATACTACTTGGTTTATTTGACCTTTCACAAACAGCTTCTACATTCTCATGGTGGCTGCTCATCTGCAACTGGAT of Musa acuminata AAA Group cultivar baxijiao chromosome BXJ2-3, Cavendish_Baxijiao_AAA, whole genome shotgun sequence contains these proteins:
- the LOC103978183 gene encoding transcription factor bHLH49-like isoform X7, coding for MLSTEPAFDGSRMIKGLKTPMDTNENNKFELEKNHGNHLSNHSSGISDHWQFNTSTSSMAAGLMNLVTSSPYPSASEMEPFTPGLWNHHAANCVPIGEPVAVSSGGMLPSTVPGISSPRLPHFPAETALVERAARFPCFSGGNFSGMNLLFRPSESMVPYTNAMEDVTEIQLGKTEMNTTVQNGVLLPVDNASVNRGLITNQIDCESREANFTKGGQEGNTDSSDAARNSSPKKRRTTQKEEVKRGPQSSSETTKETTEGKQKVDQNSSEHSGKNGKYSSEAAKGDCVHVRARRGQATNSHSLAERVRREKISERMKYLQELVPGCSKVTGKAVMLDEIINYVQSLQSQVEFLSMKLAAVNPQPEFSTEGLLAKNLLHSHGGCSSATGLPQEMIYPQERHECSIINNQCL